The Vigna unguiculata cultivar IT97K-499-35 chromosome 11, ASM411807v1, whole genome shotgun sequence genomic sequence GTCCTTGTACCATAATCATACTTGTACTAGTGAAACAGTAACAATCTAATGAATGCAGAGTATATTTTGAGGCTTCAGATTCACTTATTTTTGTAACTGATCAGTTTAGTTCCTGCAAAACTAATATCCGGTCTTTCTCATTTCCCCTTGAACTTGGAACAAGGCTTCACAGGATTACTACaagatttaaatatgtttttagtctttaaaCTTAGATGCGAAGTTGAAATTTGTCCCTattgtaaacttttatataatttagttccctaattttaaaaataaatagatataatccTCCTAAATCTTTTTGATGTATAAAACACGTTTTAGGCtggcatttgagttgtttataccatTCCAACTTAAATGTCAGCTTGGAACGTTGTTTAACAAGTCCAGAAAAAATAATGGTATTGAGTTAGAAGGACTatagtcatttatttttaaaatttgaagaccaaaatgtatcaagtTTAGAATACAGACGAATTTCATTTTCTCGTCCATGTTTAGGGACAAATTCCAATTCTCAAAAAATACTGTGATGTCTCAAAAGAGGAACAAAGTTGGAGGAGGGAGACGAAAATGACTGCCTTATAATTCTATACTTGAAACTAATAATTAAGAACCTTATATTACTATGAACTGAACCATTTTGTTACATTCAGTTTAAATGATTTGCTGCATATCACCTTACCAAGAATGAAcctattaaaattttgttaggcTAATTCACATGAAAATTAGTCATATTCTAATTTATGATCAAATTTTGTGTGACTAgcattcttcttttctttctttcttgttcATATATCCTTTCTTGgtaattttcattctttcttttaacaTTCTTAAATCAGGGTAACTATACAACTTTCATTTGACACCAGTTCCAgttttctctttcaaaattCTACATATCTGATGTCTATCACTCTACTTATCTTGCTGTCATGTCATGTCATGTCATGTCATGTCACCATCCATGCATTACATTTACATCAGAAACCATTGTGGTTTTCTTTCTACTTCTGACAATGTTGCTGCATGTTGGTGTgttgtatgtatgtatgtgcaGCTTGTGTATGACAAGGATACATTTTCAACTGATGATTTCATGGGAGAGGCTGAAATAGACATTCAACCTCTAGTTATAGCTGCAAAGGCCTATGAGAAATCCAACATCAATGAGTCCATGCAACTTGGTAAATTTGTGGCAAGCAAGGACAACACCCTTGTTAGAGATGGTATCATATCCCTTGATGAAGGCAAGATCAAACAGGAGATCTCAGTGAGACTTCAGAACATTGAGAGAGGTGAACTTGAGCTTGAGCTTGAGTGTGTTCCTCTTACTCAATAGCTGGATAAAAGTTAAGGATCAAAACTCATCTTGAAACTGGTTTTAGAGAGCACAAATCATAGGAATTTGTATGTGTGTAGATTCTCCTGTCTCCTTCTCTGTTGTACATTATTCCATGACATGATGCCATTACTTCACTATCAAAGTTTCTGTCTTTTCACAGAGTTCAATGTCTCTGATTCATCATCACATACTGAGATAAGAAGACCTTTGTTGCTGTATTAGCATCTTAAGAAGTTTCCTTAATTTGCTAATTATGATTTATTGTGATAACATTGATAACTCTTAAGACTTTTGTTTTCTGATCCATgcaaattcttatatttttagcACTTTGTGAAGTTAGAATTCTTTtctatcttaaattttaatatattttaattcttaaattttaaaaataaattgatataagACTTTTAAGCCATGACGTTAATTTTTTTGGATCTACTAAACAATTCATTAAACAATCAGGCTGATATATGAAGTGAACTTGTCAAAACGAcgtaaataacttaaatttcaTTCTGATatgtatttaagaaaataaaatttaatgcaaTATTGTCACATTCTTAATTTTGATTCAAGAGAAAACTACTACAAGGTgtgaaataaattgtattttaaaaataattttaattaaatagtaCTTTTATTTTAGACTGTTTAGAATGGTTATTCCATAATGATATAAGATATTCTGAAATCATAAATGCagaatgattaaaaattaatctaaGCATATGTTTGGAAATTAtgtttgaattatatttttgtataatatttgcTGAGTGTACAATTAAAAGTGTCTTAATACATGCTGAATAtacttttagaaaatataaaagttgtAAAAAGTCTGTAAAAATCATGTAAGGATAAAGATGTCATTAACAAAAGaatcattaataatttcttaatttttaaattaaaaaatgaaaagaaacagAATTATATTTAAGAACGGACAACTtcaatagaaaacaaaattgtttaaaacaaaataaaataaacggGAACTGTGTTAagtacttaatttaattttgaaaacatagTTTATCAATTATGTGTAgcataaataatgaatatttaatgtttttagtttttaaattttgatacaaaattgaattttttctatgcttcatattttaatgtaattctattttcaaattttaagataaaaaataatataatcataaaaaagaagactatatacatttatttttataattttaaattttagaaacaaaaatatagaacTTCAAATTCACATCAAAATACAggaaatatgtatatatttaactCAACCAATAACTACACATTTATTATTCaagttatttttctatattttaacaTCACAAACGTATTGACctgttgaaaaaatataaacaaataaaatgactTTATAAAATgcttttatgatttattaaccAGCTTTTATATATCTGACAAATCGTTAAAATATGCGagttaaaaaagtataaagttaaatgaaaacttacttataaaatataattaaacattaaaaaaaatgttacaccATTTCCCTTCACACgcttaaaaaaaagtataatgaAAAGTGTGTTATCAATATAGTTAAGTTTTGACATCAAAACACGATTTTAATGCAAATTGAATGTTCGATGGAAAATTTGGCATTTTGAAAAACTTACGTTTGACGGAAATGAATCATCACttcaacttttttaatattaataaattgaaaatatattaggaaaatttcttttttaaatatttttagaaaagggtcattttttattgattaaaaaaatttataaatatgaaaattacaatttaaaaaattacacacaGAAAAACTTGTTTTCTATAATTGTTTACGGTGAAGCTTTCTAAAAAAACTCTAgatcttaatttttaataaaataaattagtatttaaatttgtcaACCTATTATTTTCTGTATTAAGAGTATATATCTTTGTTGTTGAACATTTTTGATGATGGAGAAATATGcgcaaaatgtttaaaaaataggttaactatatttttttttccaaaattttgttatgataaaTACTtggattaaaaatgaaaaaataaaaatgttataaagaattataagaaataacaaattatactttaaagttgtctatttttcttttgattatgtttatttattatagcTATGATTTGTTATTGAACCTAAACGAAAATGATACTATGAATTCTATTTTTtgacttttatcttttattttctgacTTATTTAGTGttaattattgattaatgtactacaattttttttttaagaatcaatGATTCACAAatcaaattagaaaataaaagatgagagTCATAAAAGTCATAGCATGATTTTTCAAACCTAAATTATATCTATGTAAGATTTCATCATTCGGTATCAAAATAAGATTTATCTCGTAACTCGTGtaaatcaatttagttttatttaacaTTAGAATCATTCAATTTCACAAATTCATCATAAAATATACCACTAAACTATTCACGGAATTTGTACCTAAAGTGagccaaaaattttgaaaatttaccGGGTGTTCATGTTGGTGTTGGTGATAGTTTTTGCTCATTGATCTTAATCATGGTGTTTATCATGCCAATGATTATGATGTTGGTTTAAGTGTATTTGTTGTTTATCCCgatttaaaaatcaaacttCATGACTTTAGACAAATATACTACATAAGcctctattaaaataaaacatcacatataaaaataacattcatttaaaaataacatataaaacatcacatgtgtaattattttttcaacataaaatcatgtttttaattttgaactaaaaatttcacagaagttaatattattagtttcgGTATTCAGATAATTAATTcttctaaaatcaatttttcaatgCCCTCTCAAGCACACTCTAAAATGTGAACTAATATCAATTTACATGACATTATTCActataacaatattataatttacaGTTTACCTcactataatatataaatttttgtgtgttataaatttcaatcaagttttaatatattttcttatccaacactcaagctaataacttTGCTACGCCCTCACTCAAACACTAAAATTTATGAACTTTTTGGCTTAATGTTTTGCACGTTAATCAAGCAAGCTTCATTTTGGCTaagcaaaaattttaaaaatcattttcttttggACTTTGATGGTGTAAATTAAGTTTTGGTTGGTTCAAGTCATTTCTTATTATCTTAGTTTTGTTGGTTTAAGTCGATTTTgagtttttacttttataaattccTATTTCGAAGGCATATGTTGAAAAGGAGGATGCAGTTCTCCTTTGAGAAGTTAATTCCTATTTGtttgattgatttaattttagaagTTTCATCTTAAAactcaattttatcctttttcatttttataccaaaaacattttaatttttgaattctaaatgtaatataaaacGCACCaacatgaagaagaaaaaataaaagtaaaaatattttattgttttcttatttttttttttaatttctgaatTTGTTTGTTGTATAACTTACACTTTGACATTTAGATTTGGTTGTTGTGCAAGTTAAAGGAACAGTAGAAGCACCAAGGTCAAGTGCCAACCGCATAAATTTAGTGTAATTCATTCTGCTattgcataaaaaaattgttcttaaactaatttaactcataaaaaaactttaatttttttcctattttacaAATACTTTAAGCAGAGGTTTAAAATGATAtccattttcatttatatatgtCAGTTTGATAtccgcttttaaaaatgtgtcaatctagttccgacttttgaaaaagtgtcttaatgaaattttgttcagacaaaaaattactaaaattgttaacttaatttatgacttttatcattaaattttgatataaatatcaatacttaattttgtaaatcattttaaatattaatacggTTAACcatgttaataatttttgttgagAATGACATATCTGAGTGAGTATCATCACCCTAATTAAACCTTAGGGAGACTCTTAATGAACTCATTAAAAATCAATCTACTAATGAGTTTAAACATTAtgtataataaagttttaggtTTTAACTTTCCCACaccaaaactatttttggtgTACCGTCACGGattcattattaaaattaatatgcaTTGATGCTTGCAGTTCTTAAAATAACCAAAGCAAGAATCTTTTCCTTTCTCCATTGCTTTGTCTTCAAGAATGAATGGTCTAGCTTTGTTTCCTTGTCTTGTACTAATCctacaaacttttttttccCTCTTTGTTAAAGATGGAAGTTTTGACCCAAAAAACAATGCAAACAAACACTAGAATCCATTCCCATGAATCTTTCTCTAGTTTTGTAGTTGCCCAAAGTTAAAATCATATTCAATAGGAGAGGATTCTCATTGGAAACCCAAAGGGTGCCTTGAAAAGAAGACAAAGCCTTCAAAATTGTGATGTGGGGGAGGATCCCAATTCAATTTGTTGAATGTGAAAAATAACTTGATTGAATATTAAAGCTTTAAATAAGTTGATGCTAGATATCATATatgaagattttattaaaataacaataaaaaaccaTGAAAGATCACATGATAAAAAGCatcctacacatagaaaaaatgCATTATAAAGATTAGAGAAAGATGTATGAGAAACCACAAAGAAACAAAGCACTAAGAAAAAGTGTCATATAGAAACAAATACAAACTTTAATGGTGAATATTTGCAAACCCTTTTGATATTACTAAATATTTACATTGTGTCGAGGAGAAAAAACTCCTCAGGACTGTGAATGAAGTACAATATAACAGACATCATACAAACACATCTGGTATTTGTTGTTTTCCTGTGTGGAAGATAAAAATCACACTCTTGAACAAAATGCAGTTCAAGGAGCTGAACAGAGAAACCATCATCAGCTCATGAcagataacaaaaaaaaacacccatggaaaaaaaattcaaagagtgCTTTGAATCATCACCACATAACCTTAACCAAACACTTTCCCCCCAAACACCTTCACACGCCTAAACTTGAGAATCCTACATATGCAACAAACTACCACAAAACCTAAACACAGTTCCTCAAATGCTCTCATGTCATCATCCTCCAATCAAAATCTGAGTTTAACATCCTTCATGCAATCCATTATTCCACCCATGAAACTTCCATTCTGATTAGATAACAACACCAAAAACAGGTCAAATTGGAGCTTCACTATAACAGTCTTCGTTGATCTAATCTTCAATGCAAACCTCTCCAATTCTGATTGGACAAAGTGCCAAAAAACCTAAAACTGAAGCTTCAAAATGACAAACCCAGAATGCAAAACTTGTACCGTCCATGTAAAACTCTAATCCTGATTAGATAACAACACCAGAAACACGTAAAGAACTGCATCTAAGTTCTATGCCAATAACAACTACACACACCAACAAGGTTTCAAATTTCTCTTTTTCATCAAACTTCAAGAAGAACAACAATTAGGACACCTTATCAACCCATTCTCATTACACTCCAAACACCTCTTCAACACCCCTTCATCCTCATCAAACACCTTCCTACTCCCACTGCAATTCCCACAAGGTGCAAACCTCACATCTCCACAACTCTCGCACACAAACCCACCCTTTGTCCTTGGCAACCCTTCCAGAACCTTCCCGAGCTCCCCCACCTCGTACATGTACTTGATGATGTCGGCACTCCCCACGTGCCGCCCCCTGATGAACACCTGAGGAAGCGCCACCTGTCCCTTCCTCTTCCCATTCTCCCCCAACACGCTCATCAACTCCTTTCTGTAATTCGCGTCCATCGAAATATCACGCTCGTCAACCCAAACCCTAAATCCTCGAAATATCATCCTCACCGCGTAGCAGTCCTCGTAGGTCCTCCTAATACCGCGCAAGCTGGTGAAATACAACACGATCCGATCCTCCGTCCCCGGCAACCGAATCGCCGGCGAGGAATCAATCGATTTCGTCGGAGAATTGATGGAGGATTCTGATGCTTCGATGGATTTCGAGGGTTTAAGCTTGTGGTGGCGCTGTTGATGTTCCGGAGACGAAGGTTTCGCCGGCTCAAAGAAGGTGCAGAGCCTCTTCACGACGCTCCCGCCGCCTCGAGGGGATCCTCCTAACTTCGTCAGCGATCGCTCCAGCTGCGGCGGCTTCTGCGACGGCTTTTCCTTCCGAAGCGTCGTCAAGGATCGGTTAAAGAAGGAGAATCTAGACGACGTCGTATTCGCGTTGTTTCCAAACTCTGCCATCGACACTGTTCTTTCGCAACACCCAACATAGAAAGGTTCAGTTTTTCAAGGTTCATCggaatttaaaacatttaaataacaaaaacaataataataataataacaaaaaattctctttttttttaattttcatttgtgAATGATGAAGATACCTTATGAGAAAAAGGAAAGACGAAGGACGGTGGAGGACGGTGGTTGTGTTGTTTTGTGGGGATTGTCGTTTTGAGGAGAGTGTTTGCGTTTTGGTGTTGGTTAGTCGTTTTGTGCGTTGCGTGTTGTCGTTGGACGTGTTTTGTTTTCTGCTTTTTGGTTTTGCAGAGAAAGGTTTTTGTGAGGAGAGAGAAGGTTgggttttcttttgtttaaaactttgaactttagagagagaaagaccAATGTATGAAGCCAAGAATTTGTACTTTTTGTAAAGCAAAAAAAACttagttgaagaaaaaaaaattgtataatttttaatctatggTGCGTTTggatatatagagagagaaaaatcCAAAAGCGCTTTTGGAGTAATCGTGAGATAGGTgcttagggatggcaacggggcggggcggggacgggtttcgctatcccatacccatccccgcataaaaaattcatccccatccccatacccaaacccaacgggtatcaaacttttttcccatccccatccccaccgggtaacgggtataatctcgtacccatacccgtacccgtgttctaactacttcaatattaatttttataaaagaaaaatattacggtaaagaaaacataatattatgaaatattcaatattaggaggattttcttcgatgccaaataccttaaaataaattataattgtttacattttatattagaataccaaataaaatttcatgtgaaccaaaacatttattaaatttgcaaactacaacattgatgaacttagttgataaaattaaaaaatatttcaaaaaaatataaaaggaaaacaaatattcaaattaaaatatattttaaatgtttgtttacttcaattttttaaattctaatgaatctcttttttatacactaataaaagttataatatatcacttgatcaaaatgatacaaagaacaaataataaacataataataaaaggaaaacaaatattcagattaaaatatattttaaatgttttttacttcaattttttaaattataatgaatctcttttttatacactaataaaagttataatacatcacttgatcaaaatgacaacaaataataaacataataataaaattttgacatagattttgtatcttttgaacttcaatatatgttggatagtgacaaaaaaatattcatagcaattacattaaattttatattgtagtaaataaaagttatttatacaattaaagtgaaaaaaattacagtatgattaatagtgagttataaaataacaaataattagatataatatatcgaaatattattctacataatgaaaataagcaataaataaaaatattaaaaaactaacaaatgtgtgttttaaaaataatttgagagactatcaaaagaaatcgcacaaaggaaatcaaatgtataattaaggtatgataaaatgaaaaataccttagagaactaattattaaattatgtttgaagtggttaaaattaaatagaaatatcattagtgaccaaaaaatttgtcattaaattacaaataaattagtaattaaattggtcactaaatcaagtaccgattcgatcattgaatcggtcactaatttagtcactgattcagacaataaatcaactactaccaccaatgacgaaaaatagtgactgatatgggttactgactaaatcagtcaccatttcatgtttttcttgtagtgaattatcatatattattcctaaatatcattatatatatatatatatatatatatatataattttaaccatttcaaacagaatttaaagtgaaaaaattacattatgattaataatgagttataaaataaaaaataattagatagaatatatcgatatattattctacatgatgaaaataaaaacaataaataaaaatattaaaaaactaacaaatgtgtgttttagaaataatttaagagactatcgaaaaaaatcaaatcaaatgtataactaaggtatgataagacgaaaaatatcttagagaattaagaaaacttttcaaatatcaacatatatacttaatggttgaaaaataacgaaaattattttaatgaaacaaaagagttcttcaaattaaacaaaaattaataataataataagtaaataaatttttttatattaccttaaattaagagtataaacattctcatgtgaaaggaaaatttataataaataaaaatattaaaaaataatataaatattcaaatgtgaggcataatttttttttaattaacatacatcattttaatataattacataaaggttatgataagataaaaaatatattggagatgagaatgagtttcatgacaaatgaaataattaaaagaaataaaagatagaatatatatatatatatatatatatatatatatatatatatatatatatatataggggttacttgattaattgtgaatattttaataatttaaacgagaatggagatatggcggggacgggtattatggcgggtatatgtacatccccatacccatccccatacccaactgaaaaagtcggggattccccatacccatacccatacccagtcaatgcggggattccccgtcaaaacggggacgggttcgggcaatacccacggggacgggtttatttgccatctctaggtGCTAAAAGCTGGTTTGGTGCTTAATTTACCTTTTGGAGTTAGGTATGGTGAGAGACCAAACTAAAGAGgcatttaaaacaatattaatttcAGCGGTTAatgcttaattaattatttagtaataatatttttcccaAAAGACTCTAACTTCAATTGTGATACCcctcttttatttcatttttcgtTCTCTCTAAAAACAATAACACTCTTCCTTCTTTCTcaatctcttttttctttctctgcaACCCAAATCTTCTTCCACACTCTCTTCTCTGTGTTGCCATCTCATAGTTTCAACTTTCCATACTCAGACTCTGGAAGGGCCAGCCAACAGGACCCTCCGCAGTTCCTCCCTCAGCTTCCATCCTCTTAGGTGAGTTATATCTCCAATTGGGTTCAAGTCCAGCTAGAATTCACGAAATTATCTCTGAATTTCGAATCTGATCATgtaattctttcttctctctgttGTGGTAAAGGATCCTCTTAGGTCAAACTGAAAATTCTGCTGCCTTGCCAATTTCTTGACTCTACCAAGTGAATTCTTGACaaataggtaagggaagctaactttTAGCTCAATTTTAGTAGGAGATGTGTTCTTGAGTGGTATAATTGTCTGTTCTGTGTTTAATTGGTGCTTGAACCTGGTTGTGTATGATTTTTGAGTATGGAATAATTTTGGGCGAGGATGCATGTGTAAAACAGATGAGGAatcctggtattttcgcctaggcgagcagctctcgcctgagcgaaaatactAGAGGATCACCTCTGCCACTGCAtgaaatctcgcctaggcgagctggagtcgcctgagcgagaaaccTTCTCGTCTGGGCGAGCCAGTTTAGCTTGAGCAAGAGTTCGCCAAGGATTTTATTTTTGCCACTGTAAgtggtctcgcccaggcgagagtggCCCACCTAAGTGAGACGACCtatctagcttaggcgagactctctagcctaagcgagatcccccTGCAGAAGCTAGTTTTCTTGTTGTTTGGCTTACATGATGCTATATTAATTGCTTTAAAATGATGATAGTTGGCCCTGTATGTGATCTTTATGCATGTTAGACTGTGTGATGGGATTGAGTGCGAACTTGATGTGAATGGGAATGTATTGGAGTTAGGATTTtaagggaaattctaaggaaTGTGGTTCTAGTGAATGTAAGGGCATGAGGACTCAGATTGgtggcatcctgacgctcctagtaaccattaagactcaagtagagtatgatggattacgtcggggggagtagcaggaggtcctggtctatgattctgatccatcatagaggtgatgggatttaccttgagagtggttgggtgaataccccttgtgcctaaaactctgcagagtttaggaaccatctcaagtgcaagccaccaagagctccaatgtcacttacataatccggatatcgagtctagaatgatATGTGGTGTCGTGGTCAGTATTAATTGGATGATTTAATCGATTGAGTAGTAAAAGTATGTTTTCTGCCTTAGTATGAAAATTGCATGATTTACTCTTTgttcaagttagcttacccttataGTTTGTTCTGTGTTCTGTGTGTCTTCTacttttgcaatgatcgtcTTTATTGAATGGCGTGAGCAGATAAAAGTGCAGGTGAAGGTACACCCTTCCTGGATAGGCGTTGAAGGGGTTCCAGGATTTTCTTTAGCTGCAGTAGTTACATGTTTCTTTACTAGATGCTTGGGGTGTTTTGTAACCTCTAGTAGTGTGGGGACTGTATATGCCGACCAGCGTATGTATGGTTATTTTTGAGGATGATTGTATTATTACACTGACCTATGTCATCATCTACTTCTGAACtgctaaaatttaaatgttttgtttaatagtttaaaaactatgaaaacgggatgttacatcaaTTCCAGTTTGAATAATGGTTATAATTTGCAGTTTTTgggtagaaaaagaaaagacattttaaaaaattaagagattaCTAAAATTTATTGTAGTTAGCTCATTAttagttgagaaaaaaaaatagaaagtgttgATTCTTTTGAAAATTCTTACAAATTATATCTCACCTATGATCCATCATCGATACTTCAACTTGGGTCACGTATATGTATTCGACATGTATCGTGTATGATACTTTAAGATACTTTAttgatacttatcaatgaagtatctaatcaTGTATCTGTATCCGACATGTATCGTGCCTGATACCATAGGATACTTTACTGATATCTaccaatgaagtatctaatttataaaatcgtAGTACATTACAagtaaatatttgaataataatcattttagtGACAAAATAATTACTCATTATATAGTGatcaaattgacaactaaactagttccaaaaaattataattggtttctaaattg encodes the following:
- the LOC114169753 gene encoding uncharacterized protein At3g28850-like, which gives rise to MAEFGNNANTTSSRFSFFNRSLTTLRKEKPSQKPPQLERSLTKLGGSPRGGGSVVKRLCTFFEPAKPSSPEHQQRHHKLKPSKSIEASESSINSPTKSIDSSPAIRLPGTEDRIVLYFTSLRGIRRTYEDCYAVRMIFRGFRVWVDERDISMDANYRKELMSVLGENGKRKGQVALPQVFIRGRHVGSADIIKYMYEVGELGKVLEGLPRTKGGFVCESCGDVRFAPCGNCSGSRKVFDEDEGVLKRCLECNENGLIRCPNCCSS